From Pseudomonadota bacterium, a single genomic window includes:
- the carA gene encoding glutamine-hydrolyzing carbamoyl-phosphate synthase small subunit → MKALIALEDGRVFEGSSFTGPGEVAGEIVFNTGMSGYQEVLTDPSYKGQVVTMTYPLIGNYGVNPEDMESLGIHPGAFIVKEYNAIPSNFRSTGTMADFLKEYGVLGVEGVDTRALTRHIRVKGAMKGIISTLDLDPDSLIRKAKESAGLVGRDMVREVTCKKPYGWKDDQPVDGTNFSTCGSGKYKVIVIDYGLKFNQARLLAERGCQVQVVPATTSADEILNLNPDGIFLSNGPGDPAAVPGVVETVRALLGKKPVFGICLGHQILGQAFGGKTYKLKFGHRGVNQPVKDLLTGKIEITSQNHGFCVDLESLDPDKVELTHVNLNDGSLEGMRHKEFRAFSVQYHPENAPGPRDSVYLFDRFIDMMKNA, encoded by the coding sequence ATGAAAGCATTGATCGCCCTGGAAGATGGCAGGGTTTTCGAAGGAAGCTCCTTCACCGGCCCCGGTGAAGTGGCCGGGGAAATCGTCTTCAACACCGGCATGTCAGGGTATCAGGAGGTTCTCACCGATCCTTCCTACAAAGGACAGGTTGTGACCATGACCTACCCGCTGATCGGCAATTACGGTGTCAACCCTGAAGACATGGAATCTCTAGGGATTCACCCGGGCGCCTTTATCGTCAAGGAATACAACGCCATCCCCAGCAATTTTCGCTCCACCGGCACCATGGCTGACTTCCTGAAAGAGTACGGTGTCCTTGGCGTAGAAGGGGTCGACACCCGTGCCCTGACCCGTCACATCCGGGTCAAGGGGGCGATGAAGGGCATCATCTCGACCCTGGACCTTGATCCTGATTCGCTCATCAGAAAGGCCAAAGAGTCCGCAGGACTTGTCGGGCGCGACATGGTCAGGGAAGTAACCTGTAAAAAACCATACGGCTGGAAAGATGACCAACCCGTCGACGGGACCAATTTTTCCACCTGCGGCAGCGGGAAGTATAAAGTTATCGTCATCGATTATGGCCTCAAGTTCAATCAGGCAAGGCTCCTCGCGGAACGAGGCTGTCAGGTTCAGGTGGTTCCAGCCACGACCTCGGCTGACGAAATCCTCAACTTGAACCCGGACGGAATCTTCCTGTCCAACGGCCCCGGTGACCCGGCGGCGGTTCCGGGTGTTGTCGAAACAGTCAGGGCCCTCCTTGGCAAAAAACCGGTATTCGGGATCTGCCTTGGCCATCAGATCCTCGGCCAGGCATTCGGCGGCAAAACATATAAACTGAAGTTCGGTCATCGCGGTGTCAACCAGCCGGTAAAAGACCTGCTCACCGGCAAGATCGAGATCACCTCACAGAACCACGGATTCTGCGTTGATCTTGAGTCCCTGGACCCCGACAAGGTGGAACTGACCCATGTCAACTTGAACGACGGCAGCCTTGAAGGGATGCGACACAAGGAGTTCAGGGCGTTCTCGGTCCAGTATCACCCGGAAAACGCTCCCGGACCAAGGGATTCCGTGTACCTGTTCGACCGCTTTATCGACATGATGAAAAACGCCTAG
- a CDS encoding MFS transporter, with protein MYDFANSAFTTLVVTFVYATYFTKAIAPDVISGTVLWSRAITVSSLVIALTTPFLGALADAGQRRKTFLLTSTAVAVFCSVMLYHPLPGQVYQALFWFVLGNVAFETGCVFYNAFLPEVAPPDKIGSVSGIGWALGYLGGLAAMFIAMATMVNPETPWFGLSRELGQNIRATNILVALWFAVFSIPFFLFVREGETRAKSGVVISFADTCRDLWATMRDVGRLRDVFRFLVARLLYNDGLITIFAFGGIYAAGTFAFTFQEIMVFGIVLNVAAGLGALVFGFVDDRLGSRNTVQISLVGLTVAALTAVFATEKSLFWLAGILVGVFAGPNQSASRSLMARIVPPDQKSRFFGFYAFSGKFTSFLGPLFLGLLTSFSGSQRVGFSVVIVFFVVGGWLLAGVKEGKNYK; from the coding sequence ATGTATGACTTTGCGAATTCGGCTTTCACTACTCTTGTGGTGACCTTTGTTTACGCAACCTATTTTACCAAAGCGATTGCTCCGGATGTAATTTCAGGGACGGTGCTCTGGTCGAGAGCAATTACGGTTTCATCGCTCGTCATCGCTTTGACAACCCCGTTTCTCGGCGCCCTGGCTGATGCCGGGCAGCGCCGCAAGACTTTTCTCCTCACCAGCACTGCGGTCGCGGTCTTCTGTTCAGTAATGCTTTACCACCCTCTGCCCGGTCAGGTCTATCAGGCGCTGTTCTGGTTTGTGCTCGGCAATGTGGCTTTTGAAACGGGGTGCGTGTTCTATAATGCATTCCTGCCCGAGGTGGCCCCGCCGGACAAAATAGGGAGTGTTTCCGGGATCGGCTGGGCGCTCGGTTATCTGGGCGGTCTCGCGGCCATGTTCATTGCCATGGCTACCATGGTCAATCCCGAGACTCCTTGGTTTGGTCTCAGTCGTGAACTCGGCCAGAATATCCGGGCGACAAATATCCTGGTGGCCCTGTGGTTTGCGGTTTTCAGTATCCCGTTTTTTCTCTTTGTCCGGGAGGGTGAGACAAGAGCAAAGAGTGGTGTCGTTATCTCTTTTGCTGACACATGCAGGGACCTTTGGGCCACCATGCGGGATGTGGGCAGATTGCGGGATGTGTTTCGTTTTCTAGTGGCCCGACTGTTGTATAATGACGGGCTGATCACGATTTTTGCCTTTGGCGGGATTTATGCTGCCGGGACTTTCGCTTTTACCTTTCAGGAGATCATGGTTTTCGGAATCGTGCTGAATGTGGCGGCAGGTTTAGGGGCCCTGGTCTTCGGTTTTGTCGACGATCGACTCGGCAGCAGAAACACGGTGCAGATAAGCCTCGTCGGGCTGACCGTGGCGGCTTTAACTGCAGTATTTGCCACGGAAAAATCACTGTTCTGGCTTGCCGGGATACTGGTGGGTGTTTTTGCCGGCCCGAACCAGTCTGCCAGCCGGTCTCTTATGGCAAGGATCGTCCCTCCAGACCAGAAAAGCAGGTTCTTCGGGTTTTATGCCTTTTCCGGCAAGTTCACCTCATTTCTGGGGCCTCTTTTTCTGGGGCTTCTGACCAGTTTTTCCGGGTCGCAACGGGTCGGGTTCTCAGTAGTGATCGTGTTTTTTGTTGTCGGAGGGTGGTTGCTGGCCGGAGTGAAAGAAGGGAAAAATTATAAATGA